Proteins from one Phocoena sinus isolate mPhoSin1 chromosome 8, mPhoSin1.pri, whole genome shotgun sequence genomic window:
- the CDHR5 gene encoding cadherin-related family member 5 isoform X7 translates to MVTWALLLPLLVAVAQAQGTGGSGRGAGRQAGCWRAPTLPLQLPVCSVEKTSFEVSENTSPGQLLLNITVPEGQQVTLGPSPTRFAFRIQGTQLFLNVTPDYEENSMLVAVLECKRADAVVTSLRVFVSVLDVNDNPPRFPFVVKVQRVPEDTKVNAVVIPETELKAQDLDKDDILFYTLQEVTPGASGFFSLVGANRPELRLDRSLDFDRWPNMTFQLLVRVSRPLPPSSRAPTAPPEPLQPQAPRPDGRAAGLQDTREESAEPSHSATATLVLEVRPADLRAPWFLPCTYSDGFVCLEAQYHGAVPTGHTLSGPLILHPGPIYAVDGDRGIHQPIVYSIIGGNEDGSFSIDANTGNLTMTKSIPSPKTFLLLVKGKQADHARYSVTQVTVEAQAASGRPPRFPQSLYRGTVALGSGVGVAIKDAAAPSQPLRIRAQDPEFPVGTAWSLGLPGLLLWGGLERSGEQPGLRTHWGHVQDLNLAITYRVTNNSNFRMDGEAMLTGASLVHAGVFYAEVEARNTVTSGTATTVVEVQVSEQEPAPTGTTLRPPASSMPGGPPSVGTSLSLPSASPSGGSAQTSKPGTSLPTSPGPSRTPRPTAGTPGTSARRIEDLRFSVVDMAALGGVLSALLLLALIALIVLVHKHYGHRLKCCCGKALEPQPQGFDNQAFLNNPDEASWAPAPSPSSSPVPLAPPEPAPPEPKPASPETLRRVAESPTVALDGDGPAAVRSILTKERRPEGGYKAVWFGEDIGAEADVVVLNTPASEVDGAGDEGSEGSGDEGAEVGLRGGAQDAPRSDSIYL, encoded by the exons ATGGTGACTTGGGCCCTACTGCTTCCTCTGCTCGTGGCCGTGGCCCAGGCCCAGGGTACTGGGGGCAGTGGCAGAGGGGCGGGGCGGCAGGCAGGGTGCTGGCGGGCACCAACCCTTCCTCTCCAACTTCCAGTCTGCTCTGTGGAAAAGACCTCCTTCGAAGTCAGTGAGAACACGAGTCCCGGGCAGCTACTTCTCAACATCACCGTCCCTGAGGGCCAGCAGGTGACCCTCGGGCCCTCGCCCACCCGTTTCGCATTTCGGATCCAGGGGACTCAGCTGTTTCTCAATGTGACCCCGGACTACGAG GAGAACTCAATGCTGGTAGCAGTCCTGGAGTGCAAGAGGGCTGACGCTGTG gtgaCCAGCCTGAGGGTGTTTGTGTCAGTGCTGGATGTCAACGACAACCCGCCCAGGTTCCCCTTTGTAGTCAAGGTCCAAAGGGTGCCGGAG GACACTAAAGTGAATGCCGTCGTCATCCCCGAGACAGAGCTGAAGGCCCAGGACCTCGACAAAGATGACATCCTGTTCTACACCCTCCAGGAAGTGACCCCG ggtgCCAGCGGCTTCTTCTCTTTGGTGGGCGCGAACCGCCCAGAGCTGCGGCTGGACCGGTCACTGGACTTCGACAGGTGGCCGAACATGACCTTCCAACTGCTGGTCCGGGTGAGCAGGCCACTCCCGCCCTCATCCCGGGCGCCCACGGCCCCACCCGAGCCGCTCCAGCCGCAGGCCCCCAGGCCTGACGGCAGGGCTGCGGGGCTGCAGGACACGCGAGAGGAGAGCGCGGAGCCCAGCCACTCGGCCACAGCCACCTTGGTCCTGGAGGTGCGGCCCGCCGACCTGCGGGCCCCCTGGTTCCTGCCCTGCACATACTCTGACGGTTTTGTCTGCCTCGAAGCCCAGTACCACGGGGCTGTGCCCACAGGCCACACACTG TCAGGACCCCTCATCCTGCATCCTGGGCCCATCTACGCTGTGGACGGGGACCGGGGCATCCATCAGCCCATTGTGTACAGCATCATCGGGG GAAACGAGGATGGCTCGTTCTCCATTGATGCCAACACAGGCAACCTCACCATGACCAAGAGCATCCCCAGCCCCAAGACCTTCCTTCTGCTGGTCAAG GGCAAGCAGGCGGATCACGCCAGGTACTCAGTGACCCAGGTCACGGTGGAGGCCCAGGCCGCCAGTGGGAGGCCGCCCCGCTTCCCCCAGAGCCTGTACCGCGGCACCGTGGCGCTCGGCTCTGGGGTGGGCGTGGCCATCAAGGATgcagctgccccctcccagcctctgaGGATCCGGGCCCAGGATCCTGAGTTCCCAGTAGGCACCGCCTGGTCCCTGGGTCTGCCCGGCCTCCTGCTGTGGGGGGGGTTGGAGCGGTCTGGGGAGCAGCCTGGGCTCAGGACTCACTGGGGCCACGTCCAGGACCTCAACTTGGCCATCACGTATCGGGTCACCAACAACTCTAACTTCAGAATGGACGGGGAGGCCATGCTGACTGGCGCTTCACTGGTGCACGCCGGGGTCTTCTATGCAGAG GTTGAGGCCAGGAACACGGTGACCTCAGGCACAGCGACCACGGTCGTGGAGGTTCAAGTCTCAGAACAGGAACCCGCCCCCACAG GCACAACTCTGAGGCCTCCGGCCTCCTCCATGCCTGGGGGGCCCCCCAGTGTGGGAACCAGCCTCTCCTTGCCATCAGCCTCACCCAGTGGGGGCTCAGCACAGACCTCAAAGCCAGGAACCTCTCTGCCAACGTCCCCTGGACCCAGCAGGACCCCCCGGCCTACAG CAGGGACGCCTGGGACCAGTGCAAGACGCATTGAGGACTTGCGCTTCTCGGTGGTGGATATGGCGGCGCTGGGCGGGGTGCTGAGCGCGCTGCTCCTTCTGGCTCTCATCGCCCTCATAGTCCTCGTCCACAAGCACTACGGCCACCGACTCAAGTGCTGCTGTGGCAAAGCGCTG GAGCCCCAGCCCCAAGGCTTTGACAACCAGGCCTTCCTCAACAACCCTGACGAGGCCAGCTGGGCGCCGGCTCCTAGCCCCTCATCCAGTCCCGTCCCGCTGGCTCCCCCAGAGCCTGCACCCCCAGAACCCAAGCCCGCCAGCCCGGAGACCCTCCGCCGAGTCGCCGAGTCCCCTACGGTGGCCCTGGATGGGGACGGCCCGGCCGCTGTGAGGTCCATCCTGACCAAGGAGCGGCGGCCTGAGGGTGGCTACAAGGCGGTGTGGTTCGGCGAGGACATCGGGGCCGAGGCCGACGTGGTGGTCCTCAACACGCCTGCCTCGGAAGTGGACGGTGCTGGCGACGAGGGCAGCGAGGGCAGCGGCGACGAGGGCGCAGAGGTGGGCCTGCGCGGGGGTGCCCAGGATGCGCCTCGCTCCGACTCCATCTACCTCTAG
- the CDHR5 gene encoding cadherin-related family member 5 isoform X2, which produces MVTWALLLPLLVAVAQAQGTGGSGRGAGRQAGCWRAPTLPLQLPVCSVEKTSFEVSENTSPGQLLLNITVPEGQQVTLGPSPTRFAFRIQGTQLFLNVTPDYEENSMLVAVLECKRADAVVTSLRVFVSVLDVNDNPPRFPFVVKVQRVPEDTKVNAVVIPETELKAQDLDKDDILFYTLQEVTPGASGFFSLVGANRPELRLDRSLDFDRWPNMTFQLLVRVSRPLPPSSRAPTAPPEPLQPQAPRPDGRAAGLQDTREESAEPSHSATATLVLEVRPADLRAPWFLPCTYSDGFVCLEAQYHGAVPTGHTLSGPLILHPGPIYAVDGDRGIHQPIVYSIIGGNEDGSFSIDANTGNLTMTKSIPSPKTFLLLVKGKQADHARYSVTQVTVEAQAASGRPPRFPQSLYRGTVALGSGVGVAIKDAAAPSQPLRIRAQDPEFPVGTAWSLGLPGLLLWGGLERSGEQPGLRTHWGHVQDLNLAITYRVTNNSNFRMDGEAMLTGASLVHAGVFYAEVEARNTVTSGTATTVVEVQVSEQEPAPTGPPTSPETAGTTGASSGTTSEAPRPPEPSWGSSTTSSGGDSSPHPSSGTTLRPPASSMPGGPPSVGTSLSLPSASPSGGSAQTSKPGTSLPTSPGPSRTPRPTGTPGTSARRIEDLRFSVVDMAALGGVLSALLLLALIALIVLVHKHYGHRLKCCCGKALEPQPQGFDNQAFLNNPDEASWAPAPSPSSSPVPLAPPEPAPPEPKPASPETLRRVAESPTVALDGDGPAAVRSILTKERRPEGGYKAVWFGEDIGAEADVVVLNTPASEVDGAGDEGSEGSGDEGAEVGLRGGAQDAPRSDSIYL; this is translated from the exons ATGGTGACTTGGGCCCTACTGCTTCCTCTGCTCGTGGCCGTGGCCCAGGCCCAGGGTACTGGGGGCAGTGGCAGAGGGGCGGGGCGGCAGGCAGGGTGCTGGCGGGCACCAACCCTTCCTCTCCAACTTCCAGTCTGCTCTGTGGAAAAGACCTCCTTCGAAGTCAGTGAGAACACGAGTCCCGGGCAGCTACTTCTCAACATCACCGTCCCTGAGGGCCAGCAGGTGACCCTCGGGCCCTCGCCCACCCGTTTCGCATTTCGGATCCAGGGGACTCAGCTGTTTCTCAATGTGACCCCGGACTACGAG GAGAACTCAATGCTGGTAGCAGTCCTGGAGTGCAAGAGGGCTGACGCTGTG gtgaCCAGCCTGAGGGTGTTTGTGTCAGTGCTGGATGTCAACGACAACCCGCCCAGGTTCCCCTTTGTAGTCAAGGTCCAAAGGGTGCCGGAG GACACTAAAGTGAATGCCGTCGTCATCCCCGAGACAGAGCTGAAGGCCCAGGACCTCGACAAAGATGACATCCTGTTCTACACCCTCCAGGAAGTGACCCCG ggtgCCAGCGGCTTCTTCTCTTTGGTGGGCGCGAACCGCCCAGAGCTGCGGCTGGACCGGTCACTGGACTTCGACAGGTGGCCGAACATGACCTTCCAACTGCTGGTCCGGGTGAGCAGGCCACTCCCGCCCTCATCCCGGGCGCCCACGGCCCCACCCGAGCCGCTCCAGCCGCAGGCCCCCAGGCCTGACGGCAGGGCTGCGGGGCTGCAGGACACGCGAGAGGAGAGCGCGGAGCCCAGCCACTCGGCCACAGCCACCTTGGTCCTGGAGGTGCGGCCCGCCGACCTGCGGGCCCCCTGGTTCCTGCCCTGCACATACTCTGACGGTTTTGTCTGCCTCGAAGCCCAGTACCACGGGGCTGTGCCCACAGGCCACACACTG TCAGGACCCCTCATCCTGCATCCTGGGCCCATCTACGCTGTGGACGGGGACCGGGGCATCCATCAGCCCATTGTGTACAGCATCATCGGGG GAAACGAGGATGGCTCGTTCTCCATTGATGCCAACACAGGCAACCTCACCATGACCAAGAGCATCCCCAGCCCCAAGACCTTCCTTCTGCTGGTCAAG GGCAAGCAGGCGGATCACGCCAGGTACTCAGTGACCCAGGTCACGGTGGAGGCCCAGGCCGCCAGTGGGAGGCCGCCCCGCTTCCCCCAGAGCCTGTACCGCGGCACCGTGGCGCTCGGCTCTGGGGTGGGCGTGGCCATCAAGGATgcagctgccccctcccagcctctgaGGATCCGGGCCCAGGATCCTGAGTTCCCAGTAGGCACCGCCTGGTCCCTGGGTCTGCCCGGCCTCCTGCTGTGGGGGGGGTTGGAGCGGTCTGGGGAGCAGCCTGGGCTCAGGACTCACTGGGGCCACGTCCAGGACCTCAACTTGGCCATCACGTATCGGGTCACCAACAACTCTAACTTCAGAATGGACGGGGAGGCCATGCTGACTGGCGCTTCACTGGTGCACGCCGGGGTCTTCTATGCAGAG GTTGAGGCCAGGAACACGGTGACCTCAGGCACAGCGACCACGGTCGTGGAGGTTCAAGTCTCAGAACAGGAACCCGCCCCCACAG gcccccCCACGTCCCCAGAGACAGCAGGAACAACCGGAGCCTCCAGCGGCACCACATCAGAAGCCCCTCGGCCCCCTGAGCCCTCTTGGGGGTCCTCCACGACCAGCTCTGGTGGGGACAGCAGCCCACACCCCTCCTCAGGCACAACTCTGAGGCCTCCGGCCTCCTCCATGCCTGGGGGGCCCCCCAGTGTGGGAACCAGCCTCTCCTTGCCATCAGCCTCACCCAGTGGGGGCTCAGCACAGACCTCAAAGCCAGGAACCTCTCTGCCAACGTCCCCTGGACCCAGCAGGACCCCCCGGCCTACAG GGACGCCTGGGACCAGTGCAAGACGCATTGAGGACTTGCGCTTCTCGGTGGTGGATATGGCGGCGCTGGGCGGGGTGCTGAGCGCGCTGCTCCTTCTGGCTCTCATCGCCCTCATAGTCCTCGTCCACAAGCACTACGGCCACCGACTCAAGTGCTGCTGTGGCAAAGCGCTG GAGCCCCAGCCCCAAGGCTTTGACAACCAGGCCTTCCTCAACAACCCTGACGAGGCCAGCTGGGCGCCGGCTCCTAGCCCCTCATCCAGTCCCGTCCCGCTGGCTCCCCCAGAGCCTGCACCCCCAGAACCCAAGCCCGCCAGCCCGGAGACCCTCCGCCGAGTCGCCGAGTCCCCTACGGTGGCCCTGGATGGGGACGGCCCGGCCGCTGTGAGGTCCATCCTGACCAAGGAGCGGCGGCCTGAGGGTGGCTACAAGGCGGTGTGGTTCGGCGAGGACATCGGGGCCGAGGCCGACGTGGTGGTCCTCAACACGCCTGCCTCGGAAGTGGACGGTGCTGGCGACGAGGGCAGCGAGGGCAGCGGCGACGAGGGCGCAGAGGTGGGCCTGCGCGGGGGTGCCCAGGATGCGCCTCGCTCCGACTCCATCTACCTCTAG
- the CDHR5 gene encoding cadherin-related family member 5 isoform X1: protein MVTWALLLPLLVAVAQAQGTGGSGRGAGRQAGCWRAPTLPLQLPVCSVEKTSFEVSENTSPGQLLLNITVPEGQQVTLGPSPTRFAFRIQGTQLFLNVTPDYEENSMLVAVLECKRADAVVTSLRVFVSVLDVNDNPPRFPFVVKVQRVPEDTKVNAVVIPETELKAQDLDKDDILFYTLQEVTPGASGFFSLVGANRPELRLDRSLDFDRWPNMTFQLLVRVSRPLPPSSRAPTAPPEPLQPQAPRPDGRAAGLQDTREESAEPSHSATATLVLEVRPADLRAPWFLPCTYSDGFVCLEAQYHGAVPTGHTLSGPLILHPGPIYAVDGDRGIHQPIVYSIIGGNEDGSFSIDANTGNLTMTKSIPSPKTFLLLVKGKQADHARYSVTQVTVEAQAASGRPPRFPQSLYRGTVALGSGVGVAIKDAAAPSQPLRIRAQDPEFPVGTAWSLGLPGLLLWGGLERSGEQPGLRTHWGHVQDLNLAITYRVTNNSNFRMDGEAMLTGASLVHAGVFYAEVEARNTVTSGTATTVVEVQVSEQEPAPTGPPTSPETAGTTGASSGTTSEAPRPPEPSWGSSTTSSGGDSSPHPSSGTTLRPPASSMPGGPPSVGTSLSLPSASPSGGSAQTSKPGTSLPTSPGPSRTPRPTAGTPGTSARRIEDLRFSVVDMAALGGVLSALLLLALIALIVLVHKHYGHRLKCCCGKALEPQPQGFDNQAFLNNPDEASWAPAPSPSSSPVPLAPPEPAPPEPKPASPETLRRVAESPTVALDGDGPAAVRSILTKERRPEGGYKAVWFGEDIGAEADVVVLNTPASEVDGAGDEGSEGSGDEGAEVGLRGGAQDAPRSDSIYL from the exons ATGGTGACTTGGGCCCTACTGCTTCCTCTGCTCGTGGCCGTGGCCCAGGCCCAGGGTACTGGGGGCAGTGGCAGAGGGGCGGGGCGGCAGGCAGGGTGCTGGCGGGCACCAACCCTTCCTCTCCAACTTCCAGTCTGCTCTGTGGAAAAGACCTCCTTCGAAGTCAGTGAGAACACGAGTCCCGGGCAGCTACTTCTCAACATCACCGTCCCTGAGGGCCAGCAGGTGACCCTCGGGCCCTCGCCCACCCGTTTCGCATTTCGGATCCAGGGGACTCAGCTGTTTCTCAATGTGACCCCGGACTACGAG GAGAACTCAATGCTGGTAGCAGTCCTGGAGTGCAAGAGGGCTGACGCTGTG gtgaCCAGCCTGAGGGTGTTTGTGTCAGTGCTGGATGTCAACGACAACCCGCCCAGGTTCCCCTTTGTAGTCAAGGTCCAAAGGGTGCCGGAG GACACTAAAGTGAATGCCGTCGTCATCCCCGAGACAGAGCTGAAGGCCCAGGACCTCGACAAAGATGACATCCTGTTCTACACCCTCCAGGAAGTGACCCCG ggtgCCAGCGGCTTCTTCTCTTTGGTGGGCGCGAACCGCCCAGAGCTGCGGCTGGACCGGTCACTGGACTTCGACAGGTGGCCGAACATGACCTTCCAACTGCTGGTCCGGGTGAGCAGGCCACTCCCGCCCTCATCCCGGGCGCCCACGGCCCCACCCGAGCCGCTCCAGCCGCAGGCCCCCAGGCCTGACGGCAGGGCTGCGGGGCTGCAGGACACGCGAGAGGAGAGCGCGGAGCCCAGCCACTCGGCCACAGCCACCTTGGTCCTGGAGGTGCGGCCCGCCGACCTGCGGGCCCCCTGGTTCCTGCCCTGCACATACTCTGACGGTTTTGTCTGCCTCGAAGCCCAGTACCACGGGGCTGTGCCCACAGGCCACACACTG TCAGGACCCCTCATCCTGCATCCTGGGCCCATCTACGCTGTGGACGGGGACCGGGGCATCCATCAGCCCATTGTGTACAGCATCATCGGGG GAAACGAGGATGGCTCGTTCTCCATTGATGCCAACACAGGCAACCTCACCATGACCAAGAGCATCCCCAGCCCCAAGACCTTCCTTCTGCTGGTCAAG GGCAAGCAGGCGGATCACGCCAGGTACTCAGTGACCCAGGTCACGGTGGAGGCCCAGGCCGCCAGTGGGAGGCCGCCCCGCTTCCCCCAGAGCCTGTACCGCGGCACCGTGGCGCTCGGCTCTGGGGTGGGCGTGGCCATCAAGGATgcagctgccccctcccagcctctgaGGATCCGGGCCCAGGATCCTGAGTTCCCAGTAGGCACCGCCTGGTCCCTGGGTCTGCCCGGCCTCCTGCTGTGGGGGGGGTTGGAGCGGTCTGGGGAGCAGCCTGGGCTCAGGACTCACTGGGGCCACGTCCAGGACCTCAACTTGGCCATCACGTATCGGGTCACCAACAACTCTAACTTCAGAATGGACGGGGAGGCCATGCTGACTGGCGCTTCACTGGTGCACGCCGGGGTCTTCTATGCAGAG GTTGAGGCCAGGAACACGGTGACCTCAGGCACAGCGACCACGGTCGTGGAGGTTCAAGTCTCAGAACAGGAACCCGCCCCCACAG gcccccCCACGTCCCCAGAGACAGCAGGAACAACCGGAGCCTCCAGCGGCACCACATCAGAAGCCCCTCGGCCCCCTGAGCCCTCTTGGGGGTCCTCCACGACCAGCTCTGGTGGGGACAGCAGCCCACACCCCTCCTCAGGCACAACTCTGAGGCCTCCGGCCTCCTCCATGCCTGGGGGGCCCCCCAGTGTGGGAACCAGCCTCTCCTTGCCATCAGCCTCACCCAGTGGGGGCTCAGCACAGACCTCAAAGCCAGGAACCTCTCTGCCAACGTCCCCTGGACCCAGCAGGACCCCCCGGCCTACAG CAGGGACGCCTGGGACCAGTGCAAGACGCATTGAGGACTTGCGCTTCTCGGTGGTGGATATGGCGGCGCTGGGCGGGGTGCTGAGCGCGCTGCTCCTTCTGGCTCTCATCGCCCTCATAGTCCTCGTCCACAAGCACTACGGCCACCGACTCAAGTGCTGCTGTGGCAAAGCGCTG GAGCCCCAGCCCCAAGGCTTTGACAACCAGGCCTTCCTCAACAACCCTGACGAGGCCAGCTGGGCGCCGGCTCCTAGCCCCTCATCCAGTCCCGTCCCGCTGGCTCCCCCAGAGCCTGCACCCCCAGAACCCAAGCCCGCCAGCCCGGAGACCCTCCGCCGAGTCGCCGAGTCCCCTACGGTGGCCCTGGATGGGGACGGCCCGGCCGCTGTGAGGTCCATCCTGACCAAGGAGCGGCGGCCTGAGGGTGGCTACAAGGCGGTGTGGTTCGGCGAGGACATCGGGGCCGAGGCCGACGTGGTGGTCCTCAACACGCCTGCCTCGGAAGTGGACGGTGCTGGCGACGAGGGCAGCGAGGGCAGCGGCGACGAGGGCGCAGAGGTGGGCCTGCGCGGGGGTGCCCAGGATGCGCCTCGCTCCGACTCCATCTACCTCTAG
- the CDHR5 gene encoding cadherin-related family member 5 isoform X13 encodes MVTWALLLPLLVAVAQAQGTGGSGRGAGRQAGCWRAPTLPLQLPVCSVEKTSFEVSENTSPGQLLLNITVPEGQQVTLGPSPTRFAFRIQGTQLFLNVTPDYEENSMLVAVLECKRADAVVTSLRVFVSVLDVNDNPPRFPFVVKVQRVPEDTKVNAVVIPETELKAQDLDKDDILFYTLQEVTPGASGFFSLVGANRPELRLDRSLDFDRWPNMTFQLLVRVSRPLPPSSRAPTAPPEPLQPQAPRPDGRAAGLQDTREESAEPSHSATATLVLEVRPADLRAPWFLPCTYSDGFVCLEAQYHGAVPTGHTLSGPLILHPGPIYAVDGDRGIHQPIVYSIIGGNEDGSFSIDANTGNLTMTKSIPSPKTFLLLVKGKQADHARYSVTQVTVEAQAASGRPPRFPQSLYRGTVALGSGVGVAIKDAAAPSQPLRIRAQDPEFPVGTAWSLGLPGLLLWGGLERSGEQPGLRTHWGHVQDLNLAITYRVTNNSNFRMDGEAMLTGASLVHAGVFYAEVEARNTVTSGTATTVVEVQVSEQEPAPTAGTPGTSARRIEDLRFSVVDMAALGGVLSALLLLALIALIVLVHKHYGHRLKCCCGKALEPQPQGFDNQAFLNNPDEASWAPAPSPSSSPVPLAPPEPAPPEPKPASPETLRRVAESPTVALDGDGPAAVRSILTKERRPEGGYKAVWFGEDIGAEADVVVLNTPASEVDGAGDEGSEGSGDEGAEVGLRGGAQDAPRSDSIYL; translated from the exons ATGGTGACTTGGGCCCTACTGCTTCCTCTGCTCGTGGCCGTGGCCCAGGCCCAGGGTACTGGGGGCAGTGGCAGAGGGGCGGGGCGGCAGGCAGGGTGCTGGCGGGCACCAACCCTTCCTCTCCAACTTCCAGTCTGCTCTGTGGAAAAGACCTCCTTCGAAGTCAGTGAGAACACGAGTCCCGGGCAGCTACTTCTCAACATCACCGTCCCTGAGGGCCAGCAGGTGACCCTCGGGCCCTCGCCCACCCGTTTCGCATTTCGGATCCAGGGGACTCAGCTGTTTCTCAATGTGACCCCGGACTACGAG GAGAACTCAATGCTGGTAGCAGTCCTGGAGTGCAAGAGGGCTGACGCTGTG gtgaCCAGCCTGAGGGTGTTTGTGTCAGTGCTGGATGTCAACGACAACCCGCCCAGGTTCCCCTTTGTAGTCAAGGTCCAAAGGGTGCCGGAG GACACTAAAGTGAATGCCGTCGTCATCCCCGAGACAGAGCTGAAGGCCCAGGACCTCGACAAAGATGACATCCTGTTCTACACCCTCCAGGAAGTGACCCCG ggtgCCAGCGGCTTCTTCTCTTTGGTGGGCGCGAACCGCCCAGAGCTGCGGCTGGACCGGTCACTGGACTTCGACAGGTGGCCGAACATGACCTTCCAACTGCTGGTCCGGGTGAGCAGGCCACTCCCGCCCTCATCCCGGGCGCCCACGGCCCCACCCGAGCCGCTCCAGCCGCAGGCCCCCAGGCCTGACGGCAGGGCTGCGGGGCTGCAGGACACGCGAGAGGAGAGCGCGGAGCCCAGCCACTCGGCCACAGCCACCTTGGTCCTGGAGGTGCGGCCCGCCGACCTGCGGGCCCCCTGGTTCCTGCCCTGCACATACTCTGACGGTTTTGTCTGCCTCGAAGCCCAGTACCACGGGGCTGTGCCCACAGGCCACACACTG TCAGGACCCCTCATCCTGCATCCTGGGCCCATCTACGCTGTGGACGGGGACCGGGGCATCCATCAGCCCATTGTGTACAGCATCATCGGGG GAAACGAGGATGGCTCGTTCTCCATTGATGCCAACACAGGCAACCTCACCATGACCAAGAGCATCCCCAGCCCCAAGACCTTCCTTCTGCTGGTCAAG GGCAAGCAGGCGGATCACGCCAGGTACTCAGTGACCCAGGTCACGGTGGAGGCCCAGGCCGCCAGTGGGAGGCCGCCCCGCTTCCCCCAGAGCCTGTACCGCGGCACCGTGGCGCTCGGCTCTGGGGTGGGCGTGGCCATCAAGGATgcagctgccccctcccagcctctgaGGATCCGGGCCCAGGATCCTGAGTTCCCAGTAGGCACCGCCTGGTCCCTGGGTCTGCCCGGCCTCCTGCTGTGGGGGGGGTTGGAGCGGTCTGGGGAGCAGCCTGGGCTCAGGACTCACTGGGGCCACGTCCAGGACCTCAACTTGGCCATCACGTATCGGGTCACCAACAACTCTAACTTCAGAATGGACGGGGAGGCCATGCTGACTGGCGCTTCACTGGTGCACGCCGGGGTCTTCTATGCAGAG GTTGAGGCCAGGAACACGGTGACCTCAGGCACAGCGACCACGGTCGTGGAGGTTCAAGTCTCAGAACAGGAACCCGCCCCCACAG CAGGGACGCCTGGGACCAGTGCAAGACGCATTGAGGACTTGCGCTTCTCGGTGGTGGATATGGCGGCGCTGGGCGGGGTGCTGAGCGCGCTGCTCCTTCTGGCTCTCATCGCCCTCATAGTCCTCGTCCACAAGCACTACGGCCACCGACTCAAGTGCTGCTGTGGCAAAGCGCTG GAGCCCCAGCCCCAAGGCTTTGACAACCAGGCCTTCCTCAACAACCCTGACGAGGCCAGCTGGGCGCCGGCTCCTAGCCCCTCATCCAGTCCCGTCCCGCTGGCTCCCCCAGAGCCTGCACCCCCAGAACCCAAGCCCGCCAGCCCGGAGACCCTCCGCCGAGTCGCCGAGTCCCCTACGGTGGCCCTGGATGGGGACGGCCCGGCCGCTGTGAGGTCCATCCTGACCAAGGAGCGGCGGCCTGAGGGTGGCTACAAGGCGGTGTGGTTCGGCGAGGACATCGGGGCCGAGGCCGACGTGGTGGTCCTCAACACGCCTGCCTCGGAAGTGGACGGTGCTGGCGACGAGGGCAGCGAGGGCAGCGGCGACGAGGGCGCAGAGGTGGGCCTGCGCGGGGGTGCCCAGGATGCGCCTCGCTCCGACTCCATCTACCTCTAG